In a single window of the Labeo rohita strain BAU-BD-2019 chromosome 23, IGBB_LRoh.1.0, whole genome shotgun sequence genome:
- the fbxo30b gene encoding F-box only protein 30b — translation MEEPHVHCMTCISRRCMVKPEPGTSCDLISCPLVCGAVFHSCKAIEHKLLCPLERVPCLNQSIGCPFTLARGQMAEHLEVCPAGVVCCTMEWNRWPVNDEDYRSYERLSQEANEVEQLDMALALQDQRTMLASLKLVSLAPTSGPEKKTQAAGQIEKPGLVSVTQAPCVQVESIEMEPTAACSKDKISNGINGLKEEHYGELYQTTVETTKSLAAALNVLIHLNSSETDCATTNASAALTERNGELHESMREDAEFSDKIASGVNGLKEELQPQQHQKLMELGRSLASALGALGDAVKGTEPISGSILNESGKLNQSETLESADVDMKDVTSAVDGEPGAVGGFDGGETSLDALAHEETSECCPVMLEDIDRQSFCNGSHSIVDHLMESTTEHHQNPDCRGPWEFIGPLIPHRPEIRHDQQAFLIQEASGSQAPLLQQPIHAQTLTVQRDSALRVMALDFEDRAFERKLQNLQMLRNFMPLALNGRKSSFTEVFPHRNPRCKMEDKAVDTSDLDQEPVDDPMGLGEIDFTAAALLFCLEESPRARRISDTVYAFGGTRVDFGTQTFSFPAAILATSTMVGEVASASACDRAAPRLSQPSPFCTLRLDLTLEQLVPRPSWAPREGSMFTFECGQLFRREEFLSHFRNVHGDIHSGLNGWMEHRCPLAYYGCTYSQRRFCPSTQGSKVVHDRHLRSFGVQPVSELVTEPKCDHLSGLPFEVLQHVARFLDGFSLCQLSMVSRTMRDVCASLLQTRGMVVVQWEKKQYLDGRRTWQIKDKVWRFSTAFSPVNRWEFADISSMADHLKRCPYNEVLRQVDAVPLPCMCTTRELTRDGRSLRSVLKPVS, via the coding sequence ATGGAGGAGCCTCATGTTCACTGCATGACCTGCATAAGCAGAAGATGCATGGTCAAACCTGAACCCGGCACTTCCTGTGACCTCATCAGCTGCCCTCTTGTATGTGGTGCTGTCTTCCACAGCTGCAAGGCTATTGAACACAAGCTGCTGTGCCCACTTGAAAGGGTGCCATGTCTAAACCAAAGCATCGGATGCCCTTTTACACTGGCCCGTGGCCAGATGGCAGAGCACCTTGAGGTGTGTCCTGCAGGTGTGGTGTGCTGCACTATGGAGTGGAATAGGTGGCCAGTAAATGACGAGGATTATCGTTCGTATGAGAGACTGAGTCAAGAAGCAAATGAGGTGGAGCAGCTTGACATGGCGCTCGCCCTTCAGGACCAGCGCACCATGTTAGCTTCACTCAAACTCGTCTCCCTGGCTCCCACTAGTGGTCCAGAGAAAAAGACTCAGGCAGCAGGACAAATCGAAAAGCCTGGCCTAGTCTCAGTCACTCAGGCTCCATGTGTGCAGGTGGAGAGCATTGAGATGGAGCCTACGGCTGCCTGCTCAAAAGACAAGATTTCCAATGGGATTAATGGTCTAAAAGAGGAACATTACGGGGAGCTCTACCAAACCACGGTAGAGACGACTAAAAGCCTGGCCGCAGCTCTGAACGTCCTGATTCACCTTAATTCTTCAGAAACAGACTGTGCAACTACTAATGCGTCAGCTGCACTTACAGAGCGCAATGGTGAACTGCATGAAAGCATGAGAGAAGATGCCGAGTTCAGTGATAAAATAGCTAGCGGAGTCAATGGCTTAAAGGAGGAGCTACAGCCTCAGCAGCACCAGAAACTCATGGAACTTGGCAGGAGCTTGGCCTCTGCTCTCGGTGCATTAGGAGATGCTGTCAAAGGCACTGAGCCAATTAGTGGCTCAATACTAAACGAGAGTGGTAAGCTTAATCAGTCAGAAACTTTAGAGTCTGCGGATGTTGACATGAAGGACGTTACATCGGCAGTTGATGGTGAGCCTGGGGCTGTTGGGGGATTTGATGGTGGAGAAACCTCTTTAGATGCTCTTGCTCATGAGGAAACAAGTGAGTGTTGCCCAGTCATGTTGGAAGACATAGATAGGCAAAGTTTCTGTAATGGCTCTCACAGTATTGTAGATCACTTAATGGAATCAACCACCGAACACCATCAAAACCCAGACTGCCGAGGTCCTTGGGAGTTCATTGGTCCTTTAATTCCCCATAGACCAGAGATCAGACATGACCAACAGGCTTTCTTGATCCAGGAGGCATCTGGATCACAAGCCCCATTGCTGCAGCAACCTATACATGCTCAGACTCTGACCGTCCAGAGAGACAGCGCTTTACGTGTGATGGCATTAGACTTTGAAGACAGGGCTTTTGAGAGGAAACTCCAAAACCTTCAGATGCTGCGCAATTTTATGCCACTTGCACTTAATGGACGGAAGAGCTCGTTTACCGAAGTCTTTCCTCATAGAAATCCACGTTGCAAAATGGAGGACAAAGCTGTGGACACATCGGATTTAGATCAGGAACCAGTGGACGACCCCATGGGACTTGGCGAAATTGACTTTACGGCAGCTGCTCTTCTGTTCTGCCTGGAGGAGTCGCCACGGGCTCGGAGGATTTCCGACACGGTCTATGCGTTTGGAGGCACACGTGTTGACTTCGGCACTCAGACATTTAGTTTTCCCGCTGCTATCTTGGCAACAAGTACGATGGTTGGTGAGGTTGCGTCTGCTTCCGCTTGCGATCGAGCCGCACCACGACTTTCGCAACCAAGTCCGTTTTGCACTCTAAGGCTTGATCTGACGCTGGAGCAGCTTGTGCCTCGCCCAAGCTGGGCTCCACGTGAAGGCTCCATGTTTACCTTTGAGTGTGGCCAGCTCTTCCGTCGAGAAGAGTTCCTCTCGCATTTTCGCAATGTTCATGGAGATATCCACTCAGGACTAAATGGCTGGATGGAGCACCGCTGTCCATTAGCGTATTATGGCTGTACATACTCCCAACGCAGATTCTGCCCATCCACTCAAGGCTCAAAAGTTGTTCACGACCGTCACCTTAGGTCATTCGGGGTGCAGCCCGTCTCGGAACTAGTGACAGAACCCAAGTGTGATCACCTTAGTGGATTGCCGTTTGAAGTACTTCAACATGTAGCCCGATTTCTGGATGGCTTTAGCCTATGTCAGCTGTCAATGGTGTCCCGTACAATGAGGGATGTTTGCGCCAGTCTGCTGCAGACCAGGGGCATGGTGGTGGTACAGTGGGAAAAGAAGCAATATTTGGATGGAAGGCGAACCTGGCAGATAAAAGACAAG